DNA sequence from the Xenopus tropicalis strain Nigerian chromosome 4, UCB_Xtro_10.0, whole genome shotgun sequence genome:
aaagaaaattggGGAAAATTGCAAGCTGTGTGCTAGTTGTTATTTTTAAACAATGACTCCTCAAATTTTATGCAAAATCAGAAGGGGCAAAACTTGTACATTAAAAACATGTTCATTTAAGCATGTAAgtcgaaaaaaaaacaaacaaaaaaaaaaccgtgCATGTACCTGTCTGCATATCTTAGAGTGTTGAGGGTATATTCACAGGAGTTAAATCCAGGTGAAAGCATAGCAATCTACAAATAGAAAAGATGTGAAACTCTAAATATAAGGCAACATAATACACTAACTTGCTGTAAATATAAACAATGGCAGTTCAGGGTAATCTTGGTGGAGCACAAAACGGATCCTATTCTTTGAAACCAACCATTTTAAAGCCTCAATTTTTTAACCAAACATGTGGATTTAAGAAATAGCCCCTGTACCAATATGACTCTGAGATGTCTACAGGCAGAATTCCATGGCTGTAAGCAAGCGATATTCACTCCAGAACTGGTGGTTAATGGAAAAGACATAACAGAAATAACAGAAGCTACACGTACTGTggggcagccctcctgcccccaAAGGGGCCCAAGTATTGTAGCTTGTGAGGGTCCAGTGGCCCACTTTGGGTGAACCAGTCTTTGGAACCAAGCTCAATTACAGTAAGATCAGTGTTCGCGTGAGCGGAAGCACTCAACCCGAACCCACCTGTGACCCGCAAGTGATGTGCAGAGGTTGGCCCACCGGTCCAGTGGGTATCACTACTGTAACTTTAAAAACATTGGAAAGGTAAAGTGATAccgacactaaaaaaaaaaaaaactacccttcaaaatattaaaatgtacaaGTAACCTTGTACATTGTACAGtgtaaaagttacctatagagcATGTTTGATCATTTTGGCACCGATAGGACGGTTTTTGTAAGCAATTGTTacttaaggcaaaattataaatagcatgcaaatacaatgttattatcgacgtaaaaaaaggtttaatttatggtgtcagtatctctttaaattatAAACTTGATTTCAAATAAAATCAGTATTTATTCCTCCTTTTCACCTTCCCTTTTATGAAAAGAGTAAGTTGGGTCTCCTCTGGATCTATCAAAATAAGTAAAATTTTAATACTGTTTCAGAGTGCAGAGAACATTAAAAGCcagagatactgctttcaataggcaatacatttacaaataaaacaattaaCTAGGAATATAGCCTTAGCAATATGCTAATATCTGCACTCCCCACCCCATCATCCATTATGCGGATTCAAAGAATGCTATAACACTTAACTTTTTCCAGTAACCACATTATAGTGATTAAAATACCTCACCCAGGGTGTAATGTGTCAAATGGAGATTATAATGTGGCGACAAGTAATTGCTCTCTGTATTCAAGAATGGTTAGCTCTAAAAGTAAAACATACATAGGCGGATTTAAAACTGCTTGAGTATTACAAACTCACCTGTCTGAAGGCTATATAATTTTGTATGCCAACATACTTATTACCTGCACAACAGTCCTGTTTTTGAATCAGCTGCAGtattgtatcagccagtatgaaaCAAGTTATTGAATCAGGCAAACTAAGTTAGGGGAAATGCCATTAATTTGATAAACTGTTGCCAGTTttcccaaaaataaaaacaaatattcctGACATATCACGCTTTCTAACAGTTTAATTTAGGGAAACAACGGCAACAATTTTATAATTAATTGCAGGTGCACTGGACCTTAGTTTTCTTcaatgggttgaaaaaaaactttCATAGATACAGATATATTAGGACAGGTACAAAGGCCACACTGCAACTACCAGTGGGGACCCCTTGACATGTAAACCATGTCTGGTGAAGCTCTCCTGATGCCCCTTGGTTTGCTGGTAAACCTATATGCGCATATATGTGGTGGTTAATGCAGACATTTTGCATGAATCTCTTATACCTCTGATTAACAATACAATAAATGCATGGAGGTTCTGGGATAATGGCACTAAAAGAATTCCAGATGGCTACAGAAGACTAAATACCAAGTGCACCCCTGGCTCTCTGGATTTTCAAGAGGTCATGTATGGTGATGCGACACTGTTGAGCTCTTTGTaagagtacaagaatcttgaattTTGTGCATGACTGGTATCTAATGCAGGGACTGGCAGCACTTGTGGGTCGGGAAGAGAAAGAGTCTGGCTGTTCATAACGGATTGGAGTAGGGTTAGCTTAGACAAGAGTATATAATTAAAATTACCATTGCATAGAGAATGACcttccaccaaaaaaaaaaaaaaaaacttcacaaaGTGGGAAGGGGTTGTATACAGATAACTGAATTATCTACTTCAAAAGCATCAGACATGATCCCTTCCTGCAATCTAACATATATTCTGACACtgccttagggcagtggtacacgggagattagtcgccccgtgacaaatcttagTTGTtgtgggcgaataatctccccgctATGCCATCCCAACAGCTGGaaagtaaattgccagtgggatggcatatgcgtcgatgcaatgtcccgcagtcacccgaagttgtcttgagagggtCCTCTTGcttcgctcctgcaccaagacccagaccgatgtacatgctcagtttgtaagactatgaggaagcttcctgctgattggctcagatccacattcctagtgggggggggggagtgagttcttagcattcctgagggaggaggAACAGGGGAGAGGGAAGAgagcgtgtctctggcagaggaacaccgacaacaaatcttttgacagagaactcagtgcggtgtttatggctgtattcacatagacctttctgataaagcttacttagtttttacctttgccTCTAAATTGTTGAAGGAGATGGAATGTTATAAACGATAATTACCATGCATGTTCTTGAATTCTCTCCTATAAAAGAATCTCGAAGAATTTGAGTAAGTTTACTTTCCCGGAAAGGGGTGTGTGACTTGTTCTGTCCCAAAGCACGTATGCATTCCTAACAGaacagggaaaaaaatgttgtttaaacaaaaaaaaaaaaaaaaatagatacaacCCTAAGTGCCCACCTCAAACAGTTGTTTAAAATAGTTAACTCATCAGATAAAGCAAATTGATGAGTGTTCTTGTTAGTGAAGTTTAAATACCACCTAGATGAAGGTCCCCGAGGGGCTAAaatgggacatttttttttttttatttgctcacCTGTTAAGTACCAGGTGTGctccattattttttatatttccaaCATCACTTAGCACCAAGGCAATTGCCTCCGATGGAcataattttatatatagatGAATTCGTTActttaatgtaatattttctttAAGAAATTCAAAGGAAACAACTGAATTTCTTAAATAGAAATTAcagtaagataaaaaaaaaaaatctctatttcCAAGTAACTCTTCATGGTAACATTCACCAACAATGGGAAATTCCCGCCTCTTAAACTCaaaaggagagaacagcaccagcccggggtagcagtgagcgcttcctccttccttttcgctagcgcacgcatgcgcagtagtgtgaaaagccgaacttaaacaagaaagtcggcttttcactctattgcgcatgcgccggccgacggatttcgccggcagaagagaaaggaaggaggaagcacttcctacaggtaccctgggctggtgcttttttctcctaacaggggcaccagcccagggtacaaggtaagcgatctaagtcacttgggggtgcctaaaattttggcacccccaagtgacttagactttccttcccctttaaaccaacaaatttttttattttttttagttgtaatactggtgtgtaggcagccatctcagtgcattgtgtttgagactgagctttcagaaggagccagtgctacacgtTAGAGCTGCTTTTAGTTAAGctatggaggagtcccaagccagacttggagatgctatcttgctaccttcccattgttctcccTATGGGCTTAAATTTTTTTCTTCCAAATTTTGCTTCTTGCAAATGCAACACATCTAGTTTATAATGTAAATGAAGGTAGATGTCAAAGTAAACCTTGCTGCCTTACAGATAGCTTTTTGCAGAGCCATGGCTTCCACTGCCCAGGATGCAGCTATTGCCCTGGTAGAATCAGCGCTAAGGTCCTTTGGGATCTCCTTATGAGCCAAAGGATACATCAAGACAATACAAGAGACAATACACTGGTCAATTGTCACCTTAGATAGGAGCCAGACCCTTCCTTGGGTCCTTAGGCATAAGGATCAGCCTTGCACCATGCCTTACTTGTACGTTCCAGATAGTGGGAAATAGCCCAGAGTAGATTCAGAGTATGAGTCTTTCATGCTCGGTTTTGGGATCTGGGCAACATGACAGTAGGACAATCTTAACATCTGAATTAAATTGCAAGATTACTTTAGGCAGAAACCCAAAGACAGGTCTCATGATAACTTTATCTTCAGATGTGAGCatatttctccaacttggcgcacacaaaaaaaaaaaaaaacaaaaaaaaaaaaacatttttattacctTTAATGCAAGCAAACTCCTATTTATTTCTGCTCCTTCCATGCGGGTAATACGATCAGCGCTGGCTGTATCAGCACCTCTTTCGTTACCAGCCAAGTCCACAAGGGAAAACTTGCCATGAAGCTTACTTCCCCTTCGCAGAATTATTTGCAAACAGGCATGGGAACGTGAGGAGCTACTATTGGCAAAAGTCTGGCCAGAAGTTCTGTTGATGCAAAAGATTATTGCAATGTTGCATAACACCACATCAAAAGCTAAAATGCTATCATACAGGAATATTCCAGACAAACACAACAACACACCCTTCGCTTTACCTGCAAGCACTACCAACTTCAATCATCTTAAAAACATCATCTGCAGAAGTCACTTGTCTTTCCAACAACCCAACGACCTGAACTTCTTGCTTTGCATCTTCCAATACTCGCAGCTTTGCCTTTTTGTTCAACAAGTCAAAAACCTACAAAACATTAGAACATAGTAAAATTAAATTACTTGGTTATTCTGACAGAAGTGTTGGTATTAACTGCCAAGCAATTTTCAACATTTTGTGTTCTAATTCAGGGGTATGTGGCTCTACATACTTAGAAACGGAGGACGAATGCTTTTCAAAGTACAGAGAAATATGGTACAATAAACATCATTTTATTGCATAAAAACGCAACTTATTTTTAAATCTTCATTTGCCTAATGTATGCTAATACAAAACGTGtagttttattttgattattgactTGTATAGGAAAGAAGCACACTGTAGATTGCAATGCCACAACACACAAAATTCCACAATCTACATTGTAAATTGTAGACATTCCACTGAACTCAAAATATTATACTATAAAATTAGAGTCATTTAGATTGTTAACTCTAGTGAGCAGGGCCCTAATAACTATACTATATTGGGCAATATTTTAGCAATGTTCAATATATAGTCCCTTGTATTGTATAGTACTGGGGAATTTGCAGGCTCCTTATAAATTCATGTTAATATGTGACTACTCATCAACCAGCACCCACCCTCCTTTTAGTGATGGATCCTGGGACCCACTTTTTTCCCCCCAAGAGCAACTGAATAAGCTTGAGCTCTCCGTGTGCTTGCTTACATAACCCAACTACTATCAGGCACATGTCCTGAAATAGGACTCAACATGGTAGCCACAAATAGGTTTGAGAAGGCACAAACTTATCCCAGCAGGTGAAGGTATTTTTGGTTAAAAGCAAAGCAGACCAGGAAGGGTGCAGGTGACCTTTGCAGTTGTTTaatatttggttaaaaaaaaaaaaaaaaaaaaggtacaggcTTTTGTTCCACCTTGAAGAttcctcaaaaaaaaaatattaaaatgtggtAGTTTGCATCTTTTATGGATGccatatcatataaatattaatgcCATGTGGTATTAATTGATACAACATATGCATTATAAgatttacagataaaaaaaaaaaaaaaaaaaaaaaaaaaaaaagggacgaACACAGCAGAAATGCTCCAtcaaatatctatatctataagTCGAATACCCCTGCTAGGGGGAAAGTATAAGCTCTTCAGAAGCATGATCAATGTATGCTGGGTCTGCAGCACTAGGAAgctattttaaaatacaattttaggTATATTTGAGAACAAGCTTATCCAAGGGGATTGTTACAAATAAATTAGGAAAATTACCTTTCCATTATAGATTTCAAAGAAGGTCACAAAAACATCTAGGTCCAAGTGTTTATATCTAGGCTGGTCCAAAAGGAGAAAGACATCTCgtgctaaaggaaaaaaaacaaaaaaaaaaacacaataataatTGTTATATACAAGATATATATATCTTGAAACAGCCAGATAATTATCTATCATGGTCTCCTTATAGAATTAATTTAAAGATTACCAGAAAATTATGGAAAATTCAGCCAAAACACTTACATGCAAAAGCGTAGACTCCTTTGGAAACATTCTGACTTTTGCCTGAGAAGTCACCTCCCATTGtctaaaaataaacacataccCAATGTAATTAGAAAAGCAATTAGATGACTGTGGTCAATCATTCTACGGCCAACATCCCAGatacatatttatttcattaGATACAAGAGGAAAATTAAAGTACAGTAGCCTTCCAAATAAATAAGTGAAAAAACCATTACTCTGTACATAGCTATTTGATATTTTACATACATGTGTTTTTCCGCTCCCAGTTTGCCCATAAGCAAAGCAAGTTGCTTTCCCTCCTTCAAAAATAGATTGAACCAATGGTCTTGCTGTAAatctgcaaatacatttttaagacaTGATCAGTGAGAACCTACATGTAAAATACCCAAATTATGACTGCACATCAGTGCACGGTACACACACACTTTCTTGAATTAAACAAAACGGTTATTGCAGCATACCTGTACACCACCTCATTTGTGGCAGTCTCATCAAATGAATAATCAAATCTGAATGGCTGGTTTTCCAAATACTTGGTCAAGTCCACCTTCAGTTTTGGCTCATGGACAAGCACAATGTTCTTGCTTGGAACAGAAATGATATCAATCTCCTTCTTCGAAAGCTCTGTGAAAGCATAACCTTGGTTGAATTACTGAATTCAGACATTCCATGCCCCATTTTCAGACACTATTTCTACTCTAATCTTACCTTGCTTGTTCAGAGGTCGCTTACGAACACAAACACAGATCCGATGCTCTTCAGCCTAGATAATAAGGACAAACAATTTTTACTCCGCAGAAGGTAAGAATATTTCATAGCGTACAATATCAACATGTAGCTTTTGCAATGTTTGTCAGTCTTAAAAGTAGCGAGGAACATATCTTTGGGTAAAATAGAATCATGCCTTCAAAAATCTACACAGGACCTCATAATCCTGTTAGgttatgacatcccaccggcgaaaatggcgtggcgatttgccgaagttgcctcgagaggcaacttcggcgatctcgccgccgcgtatgccatcacaccggcgatttacatttgcgccggtgggatgtcatttgGGGAAAGGTCGTCAGAAACCACTTAACCTGCCTGTAAGTTTTTGGGGTGTAGGAGGAAACTGGAATACCACTcagacacagggagaatatacaaactccttgcagatattaCCCCTCCTTGCAGGATCCCATCACACCTGAAGCAAAATCATAAGCACATTCCCCAACATACTTACCGGGTCTGCCATACTTATTCTATGACAGTCCATAGTTGCTCTAAAATCCTTAATCATCTTTCCAAACTCCCAGTTTGGTATGCTGGTGTCATAGTCCTGTATAAAATTAAGAAAGGATACTTTTATGTCCACAAAATACGAATTTATAAAAACACACCCATACCAACAAACCCCCTGCACCCCTCATACCATTATAAATGACCATCTAAAAACAAAAGACCAAAAACCCTTGAAAGAAATCAACGTAAAATATAGAGGAGAGTATACAACAAGTGAGGAAAAGAATGGGAAAAGACAAGTAGGGTGACTATATTATACTGAAttaagagaaagaaaaggaagtCAATAGACAAATATGGAAATACCCTAAGGTTTAAAATGTAGTTAAAACACCATAACAATCAAAAGGGAAAGAAAGGGTTGAGAAAGGACTGATAAGAACAGAAGTGGGCATGAGAGAAATGAGGAGATTAAAGGGCAGaatacaaaagaagaaaaaaaataaataaataaaagtccaAGACAACAGAAGTTAAAATTTATGTATAGATGGGTTTAGCGGTGCTGAGAAAAGGTTGCACATCAAGGGGGCGGtcttttaacaaaaaataaaatcacacaaCCTCGGTTACAGCATATTTTCAGCTGATTTAAAGGACAGGGAAAACAAGTTTAGGCTTGGCACACCTGCAGGGCagccaaaaatgtgcaaaataaaaaaaaatgtttcaaaaaagtaatctataaaggctggagtgaacagatgtccagtttgcttttgaatcagaCCTACGTGCTCagaatcaaaagcaaactaatggaacagttaaaggacaaggaaagactaagtcactggggggtgccaaaatgttaggcacccccaagtgacttaaatcgcttactttgtaccccggggtacctgtagcgcagtgcttcctccttccggcttcattttggaaggactaaacgacaggtgcgtgcgcagtagagtgaaaaaccgacttctctgttaaagtttggcttttcactctactgcgcatgcaaagACGGAAGGAGAAAGCactacagctaccccaggctggtgctgttctctcctaacaggggcaccagcccggggtacaaggtaagcgatttaaaggacaaggcaactcaaaatatatttttttgcctaataaaagaaaccaaaattctaagcagctttgcaatatacatttattacaagtttgcaatgtttgagttatttgtatttataattgctattacaagcagtgcttgcctgtccttttctattctctgccctggtggctcagactgttgaaacattgtaacacaaggcagcagactgacagacctgtattgctggagaagcaagacctttgcaacattgtttaaaatgtaacaaccaggagttcagcaaatgctgccttcaatagcaattacatttacaaataacgtttaaagcgctaaaatttttttaattatttcatattggaaagttgcttagaattatgttttctttcattatgcaaaacattatttttggggctGACATGCCatttaagtcacttaggggtacctaacattttggcaccgccaagtgactttgcctttccttctcctttaagtccaatgtcccccccccccctccttcttcAAGTGGCTGACTAACATTAGATGTAAActaaaaagttatgttttaactattatgttagaaatctgttcactccagcttttatatagataacattttaggctaattaactatattgaaaGCATTTTTTACAGCCTAGCTATTTACCCAGTCTTAACGCTACATGTACAATGTTTCCTGTTTTACTGGCTGGCACACAACCCAAAGCATAACAGATCCATGACCATGCTTAACATTtggcaatgtgttttttttttgttttgtttttagcagGAAATGCTTTTTTTCCTCAAAAAATACCTTTGGCTATTGCAGCCAAATCACAGTACTTAATTTCACAAAGGAGTACAGCATGTCTAGATGTTTTGCATACCTTTTTTGCtacagtttatacaggagcagtggctagCAAAACATCCTTAGCATATTGATTACGGTTGATCACAGAGGACCTCGTGTTTTGTTCTGCATACGTCAGACATTGACATACATAAGATCACAGCTAAGGCTTTCTATTGATGACTCTTCCATGGAGATCATGTTTGTGCAGGCAATGCTGTATTGTGAAACCTTCCTGCAAGTTCTTTAGTCATTTTCCTCTGCCTTTTTGCCCAACAAGCAGTTCCTTCTGTGTTGAGCTACAagctttttgaaatatttgtatatCCTCCCCTGCTTTCTAGGTATCAATTAGCTTATTTTTAGATCATCAATTGCATCCAGTTGTATATGTTTAAAAGCATTTGGTTCAAACTATACATGCtagcaatatataatttttaccaTATGGCCTGATACACCTAGAAGCACCTTTTAATAATATGGGAATatataggacttgtgttgaaactgaaaaaaacacagcaagtccagttgaaaaaaaaaaaaagaaaaaaaaaagaaatcttacTATATTATAGAATACTAAAATGTTTTACGTTTAAAATCTGTCCTGCTTTTTCCTGTAATCAAGAGTGTTTAGGTAaaaagattttaattttttttcaaattgttaaTTAAGGAGGTTCAACTGTTTGCACAAGACCTATTTACTAAACGCATGTATAACAAGGGTACTGCCAAACATCTTAGTACATACCTGTGCACGTTTTATTCTTAGTTCACTATTCTGGGCACGCTGTTCTTcccttttgtttttcattttttccatttctttaacAATATTTGATTTTCTCCTAgctaaaaaattataaaaacaaataaataaaagtatcaGTTGTGGTTTGTACAAAACAATTTTACAACTTGCATAATTTCTAACTggaaaggggatttttttttttttaccttggttATTTCTGACAGGGGGCAGAGACTCCTCTACAATCTCACTAATCCTTGGCTGCGACCTAAGCTCTCCAGCAACACTTGCTTTGGTAGACCGAGATCGTCCAacttaaataatttaaacacaattCACAATTAATGcacttttgtgatttttttttttttataataaaaaattaatatatgtaagaataagaataataaaaaaagaataataataagaacaatgctaagaataacaataataatgtctGGTTTTCCTCTTGGTTTTAATACTGGAGAGGTGCTATATAAAGCTAGCACATATTTTATAATTACCATGCATACCACAGCATGGTGCACATTCCAACAAAATAATAGAAAGTCTAGCTAATACCCTGGGACCTTTACACAGAAAGAATACCATTTTCTAATTGGAATTAGAGAATTTCCATTTCCATGTTTTCAATCAGAGCAGATAAAAAGGGCAGATAGATTGGTGCTTGAAGGTTTGTAAACCCttgaaaatgttctatatttttatatgaatgtgaattAAAACATTgttgattttcaaacaagtcctaaaaagtagattaagaaaacaaaaattatatttggtcatgtatttatagattaaaaaaatatataaatatatatatatatttattttcaataacatctgcgtgtggcaaaagtaagtgaattgtGCTCTCTGTATTTGGTGtgcccccttgtgcagcaataactgcaactaaacgtGTGCGgcaactgttgatcagtcctgcacatcgacTTGGAGGAATTTTAGGCCATTCCTCCTTGCAAAACAGTTttagctcttggatgttggtgggtttcctcacatgaaggACCAGAACCAGAACACGCCCACCACGTTTCCCAGATGGGAAAAGGTTCTTATGGTGGAATGCAGCGTTTTCCTTTCCCTAAAATGTAATGCTCTTCATTTAAGCCAGAGAGatctattttggcttcatccatcCACAAAAACGTTCTTCCAGTATCCTTATgctttgtccacatgatctttagcaaactgtagactgtcagcaattttttttttttggggggggggggggcgggggagcaGTCGATTTCTCCTTCCTACCTTCCCAAACACACCATTGCCGTGTTATTTTGATGGCAGACACATGAACATTCACCAGTGAGACAGGCCtacagttgcttagaagttaccctgggtccCTTTATACCTTCAGACTATTAGACACCTTGAAGTTGGAATGATCTTTGATGGTCAACaacttctgggtagggtaacaatggttttgaatttcctccatttgtacacaaccAGACTGtcgattggtggagtccaaactctttagagatagtcttgtaaccttttctggctttatgggcatcaacaactctttttctgcGGTCCTCAGACCTACTTTGTTCAAGCCAGGATACACATCCACAAAAATGTCTTGTATGTATTATCAGGCTTTGCTTAcataatcctaaggattcacttacttttgccacacacacaGATGTTATTGGatcttttcccccccccccaagaaatgcatgaaaatcagatgttttaggtcacatttatataaaaaatatagaatattttaaagagttcacaaactttcaagcaccactgtagtTGGAGGTAACCTCAGCTTTCCATAGGACCCCCTCTGTTGGCTGTTCAAATAGGTAGATCTAGCATCCTGTATAAACGGATAtctaaatgtaaaactttgatAACTGCAAGCGATAGATGCCTAAAGAATACAAAATCCTGCAGATAGAGACAACACCTTCTGTTCTctgcaaaaagccactcctggtaacttctaAATTTCCAAATCAGACTTTCAGCTGTTCTAGCGCCCTCTAACTTACCCGCCCCATCCTTTAGGACTTTACTTTGGCGGTTGGCTAACCGAGTGTGCTTAGTTCTTCTTAACTAATGTTACTAAAAACGCCCTCCTGtaaagcagccaatgaagagatggcaatgATGGCTtttatagaaactctgctctagcgttgcactctgctggagaaacatgtttttttctccaacctcctctcctgagctcagtttaaccatcaCAGTGCTCAACACAAGTAGGACGTTTAATCAAAAATAAGttatgcctgtgtaagcctgcattgttCATTGCAGTGCACTTTTAccgtttgcagatgtaaatgtcactcaggatgtcagagggaaaatggctgcagCTTGAAAGCTGCTatgt
Encoded proteins:
- the kif2c gene encoding kinesin-like protein KIF2C; the encoded protein is MERLVASRLVTGLVVKIMRSNGVIHNASITSVNMDRSSVNVEWKEGDANKGKEISFADVISVNPELLDAVLAPPNVKENMPPQRNVPSQNQKRKTISKIPAPKEVTTQNSLLPEYGAQSVLRERSTRMTAIHEALPSENEMEVESTVLPVQQNSIQVGRSRSTKASVAGELRSQPRISEIVEESLPPVRNNQARRKSNIVKEMEKMKNKREEQRAQNSELRIKRAQDYDTSIPNWEFGKMIKDFRATMDCHRISMADPAEEHRICVCVRKRPLNKQELSKKEIDIISVPSKNIVLVHEPKLKVDLTKYLENQPFRFDYSFDETATNEVVYRFTARPLVQSIFEGGKATCFAYGQTGSGKTHTMGGDFSGKSQNVSKGVYAFASRDVFLLLDQPRYKHLDLDVFVTFFEIYNGKVFDLLNKKAKLRVLEDAKQEVQVVGLLERQVTSADDVFKMIEVGSACRTSGQTFANSSSSRSHACLQIILRRGSKLHGKFSLVDLAGNERGADTASADRITRMEGAEINRSLLALKECIRALGQNKSHTPFRESKLTQILRDSFIGENSRTCMIAMLSPGFNSCEYTLNTLRYADRVKELSPQNAETNDDNLQMETEDSDGSHASIGGLQLQDDFLLKDEELSTHINSFQDALNRVGELEEKAVEELRELVQREPEWTNLLQTTEQPDYDLENFVIQAEYLIQERSKVLISLGDSINSLRLALQVEEQASKQISKKRRFNK
- the kif2c gene encoding kinesin-like protein KIF2C isoform X1, which encodes MERLVASRLVTGLVVKIMRSNGVIHNASITSVNMDRSSVNVEWKEGDANKGKEISFADVISVNPELLDAVLAPPNVKENMPPQRNVPSQNQKRKTISKIPAPKEVLRERSTRMTAIHEALPSENEMEVESTVLPVQQNSIQVGRSRSTKASVAGELRSQPRISEIVEESLPPVRNNQARRKSNIVKEMEKMKNKREEQRAQNSELRIKRAQDYDTSIPNWEFGKMIKDFRATMDCHRISMADPAEEHRICVCVRKRPLNKQELSKKEIDIISVPSKNIVLVHEPKLKVDLTKYLENQPFRFDYSFDETATNEVVYRFTARPLVQSIFEGGKATCFAYGQTGSGKTHTMGGDFSGKSQNVSKGVYAFASRDVFLLLDQPRYKHLDLDVFVTFFEIYNGKVFDLLNKKAKLRVLEDAKQEVQVVGLLERQVTSADDVFKMIEVGSACRTSGQTFANSSSSRSHACLQIILRRGSKLHGKFSLVDLAGNERGADTASADRITRMEGAEINRSLLALKECIRALGQNKSHTPFRESKLTQILRDSFIGENSRTCMIAMLSPGFNSCEYTLNTLRYADRVKELSPQNAETNDDNLQMETEDSDGSHASIGGLQLQDDFLLKDEELSTHINSFQDALNRVGELEEKAVEELRELVQREPEWTNLLQTTEQPDYDLENFVIQAEYLIQERSKVLISLGDSINSLRLALQVEEQASKQISKKRRFNK